The window tcaactgcagaaagatctgattgagcacctatgaaggctcaagggggacgacgggcgcgacgtgtgatgaaatatgagtttttatttgttgaactatataatttgtattgaacttttTGTTGTtatactattttgttgaagtatttgatttttctgtgatgaaatatgtgataagaaaaaaatgtgttgataattgaacgccgagacacggcaaaccacgccgaatatgggcctattctcgcccatatgggccttttattcGCCGAAATGAGACTGAAAAGTGAGCCAATTTCAGCGCTTGGGGGCGACGGCTGGACGCAAAACCGCCCCCAACgccgattgtatcgccggctcgcccccagggggcgatttttatgcggCCTAAGGGTTCAAcaactggagatgctcttactgatCTTCCCCGAGAGCCAGACAGACGCACACCCACCAGAACCGAACCGAACGGTTCGGTTAAACCGAATGCCCAGTCCTCCTGCACAGGTCGCACACCCCTCTGTCTGGGAATGGCAAGATTAACGCATGGTGTTACCAGAACATGCACACCTATACAGGATGGAACAATGGCGGTGTTTCTTTTGTCACATCCCGACGTGCCAAAAGTTGTTGTGGCCCACCACCTATCACCATACACCGTCCGCTCAAGTCGGGAAAATATCTAGTGCTACCAACCTTTAGGTGCTACCGTGATATAAGCTTTTGGGCCGTCGGATTTTCATATCAGACGGCTCTCAACAACTCTACAACAGTTGCAAAAAAGCCTACGAGGAGTCTAAAAATTGTGTATAGGTCCAGCAGATCCAACAGCTCCCGGATGCCGTCTGATCTAAGAATCCGACGGCCCAGATGCCCGTATCACGGTAGCATCTAAGTCTTGATAGCACCAGATACTCTCGTCACCCTTTTTACTagtcagatggcattcatcatcGCTCGCATTTACCTTCTGTGCCAGCTCGTTCGCATGTGAATAAATTACTCAAAACCACCACATTTGTGACAAGGATACTTCAAAACCATTGCTTTTTGTCAAAAATCACAAAAAACCATCACTTCTGCGTGAAGTGAATAACAAAATGCACTAATTCCAAACTGAGCAGTGTCTAACAACAAAATTGACAGGTGGGACCTATCTATCAAGCTGTTCTGGCGAAGACTAATCCTAATCAATGTGTTGACCTGCTGAGTTGGACAGAGTCCCATATGTCAGCCACACATTTTATTTTCCCCTCTTAATTTTCTTCCTCTCCACATGGACAGGAACGCCACTGCACTGCACGCCGCCCTTGTTGGTCGATGGTCACGCCAAGCTCTGGCCGCCCCCGTGCTTGCAGCGCCCGCCGGGAGGCCCTGGCTGCGCACGTCGTCGTGGAACGCCATGTGCAGGCCCGTGCTCGCGGCGCCCGCCGGGATGGCCTGGTCGCGCCCGCGCTCATGGTGGTGCCCTGTGGTGGAGCGCCCTCGCCGCACCTGTGCTGGAGGCGGTGTGCTAGGGCCTCGTCGCGCCGCACGCGCACAAGAAAAATTGGGGCCCGTCACCGACGACTACCCCAGCACTACCAACGATTTTGACTCCGGCGGCGCGGGGAACGACCAGATCCAGAGCGTAGGGAGGCGGGGAAGGTCTAGGGCAAGGCAGGAGcctgccgcccgagccgcccgcaacaCGGTGGTACGCGAAGGAATCAATCTGCCCCGGCCAGCAGCAGGTCAACGTCGTCGCTCCCGTTTCGGTCGATCCGCCTGCTCCCGCATCCATTTGCTACCTGCTCACGCCGCTTGCTTCTACTTCTCGCTCAGGATGGGGGGAGTGTGATCCAGTGCTTGCGCCGGCGAGGCAGAGGCCTCAGGCTCAACCACAACCGGCAATGGCGACGGTGGCCTCTGCCTCGGCTCGAGTAGGACGGGTCGCGACCACAGGCTCAACCGTGGCCAGCAACGGCGACGGTGGCCTCTGCCTCGGCCGAGGGCAGgacgggcggcggccacagggttgATCACAGTCGGCAATGGGTCTGTCCCACCGGAGTGGGCCGGCGACAAGAAGAGAAATACgtaggaaggaaggagaggagagaggAGATAAGAGGTGTGGCTTACAGGTGGGTCCCTGTCCACCTTAGCAAGTCAAACATCAACTAGGACtagtctttgccacatcagcacagACATATAGGTCCCACCTAGTAGTTTTGTTGTTAGTCACG is drawn from Triticum dicoccoides isolate Atlit2015 ecotype Zavitan chromosome 4A, WEW_v2.0, whole genome shotgun sequence and contains these coding sequences:
- the LOC119286284 gene encoding uncharacterized protein LOC119286284; translated protein: MDRNATALHAALVGRWSRQALAAPVLAAPAGRPWLRTSSWNAMCRPVLAAPAGMAWSRPRSWWCPVVERPRRTCAGGGVLGPRRAARAQEKLGPVTDDYPSTTNDFDSGGAGNDQIQSVGRRGRSRARQEPAARAARNTVVREGINLPRPAAGWGECDPVLAPARQRPQAQPQPAMATVASASARVGRVATTGSTVASNGDGGLCLGRGQDGRRPQG